From a single Kitasatospora sp. NBC_00458 genomic region:
- a CDS encoding FAD-dependent oxidoreductase, whose amino-acid sequence MTSVLIVGAGPTGLTLACDLARRGIAVRIIEKAPEYPRSSRAKGPNPRSLEVLDDLGVVDRILAAGAEPPVMRKYRDGRPIADTHPYEGSRPTPDAPYDRGWLIAQWRLEEVLRNRLAEYGVSVELATELVGFAQDGDGVVATLADGGRIGARYLVGCDGGHSPVRKLLGVSFAGRTAEDQVMVCGDVELDGPDRDRWHQWFDEDGAVMLCPIPGTRSGWWFQAGPERDDDGSPVEPSREGFQRLLDRHARMPGARLTDASLLSTYRVNVRMADRYRVGRAFLAGDAAHVHPIAGGLGMNTGIQDAFNLGWKLAAVLTGRAGADLLDTYEEERLPVAAWTLDLTSERLSAALEAIKEPGGGLDVVFTPETTNLGLGYRWSSLSREPDGRRGAADEPGQDGPGGRLRAGDRAPDAPCRDGATGAPVRLFEVFAGPHFTLLGFGAGSAPALREAAAAHGDAVRVCAVDAGPEGLLDDRGHARSAYGITGDALVLIRPDNHVALTAPADDARAVTDYLEGLGR is encoded by the coding sequence GTGACCAGCGTGCTGATCGTGGGGGCCGGACCGACCGGACTGACACTGGCCTGCGACCTCGCCCGGCGGGGCATCGCGGTACGGATCATCGAGAAGGCGCCGGAGTACCCCCGCAGCTCACGGGCCAAGGGCCCGAACCCCCGCAGCCTCGAAGTCCTCGACGACCTCGGCGTCGTCGACCGGATCCTCGCCGCCGGCGCGGAGCCCCCGGTGATGCGCAAGTACCGGGACGGGCGGCCGATCGCCGACACCCACCCGTACGAGGGCTCCCGTCCGACCCCGGACGCGCCCTACGACCGGGGGTGGCTCATCGCCCAGTGGAGGCTGGAGGAGGTCCTGAGGAACCGCCTCGCCGAGTACGGCGTGAGCGTCGAACTGGCCACCGAACTGGTCGGGTTCGCGCAGGACGGCGACGGAGTCGTCGCCACGCTCGCCGACGGCGGGCGCATCGGAGCGCGCTACCTGGTGGGCTGCGACGGCGGCCACAGTCCGGTCCGGAAGCTGCTGGGCGTCTCCTTCGCCGGCCGGACGGCCGAGGACCAGGTGATGGTCTGCGGAGACGTCGAACTCGACGGGCCGGACCGCGACCGCTGGCACCAGTGGTTCGACGAGGACGGCGCGGTGATGCTCTGTCCGATCCCCGGCACCCGGTCGGGGTGGTGGTTCCAGGCCGGGCCCGAACGGGACGACGACGGCAGTCCGGTCGAGCCCTCGCGGGAGGGCTTCCAGCGGCTCCTCGACCGGCACGCCAGGATGCCCGGCGCACGGCTGACCGACGCGTCCCTGCTGTCGACCTACCGGGTCAACGTGCGGATGGCCGACCGTTACCGGGTCGGCCGGGCGTTCCTCGCCGGTGACGCCGCGCACGTCCACCCCATCGCGGGCGGGCTGGGCATGAACACCGGCATCCAGGACGCCTTCAACCTGGGCTGGAAGCTGGCCGCGGTCCTGACCGGCCGGGCGGGGGCCGACCTGCTCGACACCTACGAGGAGGAGCGGCTGCCGGTCGCCGCCTGGACCCTGGACCTCACCTCCGAACGCCTGAGCGCCGCCCTGGAGGCCATCAAGGAGCCGGGCGGCGGCCTGGACGTGGTGTTCACGCCCGAGACGACCAACCTCGGTCTGGGGTACCGGTGGAGCTCGCTCTCCCGCGAGCCCGACGGTCGGCGCGGCGCTGCCGACGAACCCGGGCAGGACGGTCCGGGCGGCCGACTGCGGGCCGGCGACCGCGCCCCGGACGCACCGTGCCGCGACGGCGCGACCGGCGCCCCGGTCCGCCTCTTCGAGGTGTTCGCCGGTCCCCACTTCACGCTCCTCGGCTTCGGCGCCGGCTCGGCCCCGGCGCTGCGGGAAGCAGCCGCGGCGCACGGCGACGCCGTGCGGGTGTGCGCGGTGGACGCCGGGCCGGAAGGGCTGCTCGACGACCGGGGCCACGCCCGGTCGGCCTACGGGATCACCGGGGACGCGCTGGTGCTGATCCGGCCCGACAACCACGTGGCCCTGACCGCACCGGCGGACGACGCCCGGGCGGTGACGGACTACTTGGAGGGCCTCGGCCGCTGA
- a CDS encoding cytochrome P450, with amino-acid sequence MPTPSTGNSARTTVFAPRIEELLRKHRGADLFRLERDTVGVAGAELMDGLLSARPANAEERPTFKPVQRRHVTRTDASALMQAVSADVRAALKKPLDAADDLTGKWPHVAHVHLRNLVFGRESFRFRILVDRRLELTPKLTWMAVAAGTAMLGKPGTEIPLSNLAARALEAEGYDDRRYAMYLYRRVAAPICFTVAALVTNALWLGSPFDDDVPNRDILSEALRLLPPSWNLLRVASPEFGAVDERIGARDDVLMLPLLSHRDPRLWDAPDEFRPRRWADLDPETHPGYLPFGHASERCWGRHMVIPLAERLLDIVRRDGLVVSPDQTVGKVELDGLLEVAGVRMVRR; translated from the coding sequence ATGCCCACACCCAGCACGGGGAACAGCGCCCGGACCACCGTCTTCGCACCACGGATCGAGGAACTCCTCCGCAAGCACCGCGGGGCCGACCTCTTCCGCCTGGAACGCGACACCGTCGGGGTCGCCGGCGCCGAGCTGATGGACGGCCTGCTGAGTGCCAGGCCGGCCAACGCCGAGGAGCGGCCCACCTTCAAGCCCGTCCAGCGGCGGCACGTCACCCGGACCGACGCGTCCGCCCTCATGCAGGCCGTCTCGGCCGACGTCCGGGCCGCGCTGAAGAAGCCCCTGGACGCGGCGGACGACCTCACCGGGAAGTGGCCGCACGTCGCGCACGTCCACCTCCGCAACCTGGTATTCGGCCGCGAGAGTTTCCGCTTCCGGATCCTGGTCGACCGCCGGCTGGAACTCACGCCGAAACTGACCTGGATGGCCGTCGCGGCAGGTACGGCCATGCTCGGAAAACCCGGGACGGAAATTCCGCTGTCCAATCTGGCGGCCCGGGCACTGGAGGCGGAGGGCTACGACGACCGGCGCTACGCCATGTACCTGTACCGGCGGGTCGCCGCGCCGATCTGCTTCACCGTGGCGGCACTCGTGACGAACGCGCTCTGGCTCGGTTCCCCGTTCGACGACGACGTGCCGAACCGCGACATCCTGTCGGAGGCGTTGCGGCTGCTTCCCCCCTCCTGGAACCTCCTCCGCGTGGCCTCCCCGGAATTCGGCGCCGTGGACGAACGGATCGGCGCACGGGACGACGTCCTGATGCTCCCGCTGCTGAGCCACCGTGACCCCCGCCTCTGGGACGCCCCGGACGAGTTCCGCCCCCGGCGGTGGGCCGACCTCGACCCCGAGACCCACCCCGGATACCTCCCGTTCGGCCATGCGAGCGAGCGGTGCTGGGGGCGGCACATGGTCATACCGCTGGCCGAGCGGCTCCTCGACATCGTCCGCCGCGACGGGCTCGTGGTGAGCCCCGACCAGACGGTCGGGAAGGTCGAACTCGACGGCCTGCTGGAGGTCGCCGGCGTCCGGATGGTCCGCCGCTGA
- a CDS encoding VOC family protein, which translates to MDITIHTTALPHDDPDASLAFYRDVLGFEVRSDVGQGRMRWITVGPAGQPGTSILLAPPAADPGITEDEHRMITEMMAKGTYGWILLATPDLDATFEKVQAGDTEVVQEPTRQPYGVRDCAFRDPAGNLVRIQEVR; encoded by the coding sequence ATGGACATCACCATTCACACGACCGCCCTTCCGCACGACGACCCGGACGCGTCGCTCGCCTTCTACCGCGACGTCCTCGGTTTCGAGGTCCGCAGCGACGTCGGGCAGGGCAGGATGCGCTGGATCACGGTCGGTCCGGCCGGTCAGCCGGGCACGTCGATCCTGCTGGCGCCGCCCGCCGCCGACCCCGGCATCACCGAGGACGAGCACCGCATGATCACCGAGATGATGGCCAAGGGCACCTACGGCTGGATCCTGCTGGCCACCCCCGACCTCGACGCCACGTTCGAGAAGGTGCAGGCCGGTGACACCGAGGTCGTCCAGGAGCCGACCCGGCAGCCGTACGGCGTGCGCGACTGCGCGTTCCGCGATCCCGCGGGCAACCTGGTCCGCATCCAGGAGGTGCGCTGA
- a CDS encoding tryptorubin family RiPP precursor yields the protein MKLVHFVKKVMPEKSLKAYAWYRWV from the coding sequence ATGAAGCTCGTGCACTTCGTGAAGAAGGTCATGCCGGAGAAGAGCCTGAAGGCCTACGCGTGGTACCGCTGGGTCTAA
- a CDS encoding TetR/AcrR family transcriptional regulator — translation MNEQTGLRARKKERTHRAISDAAITLFLELGYDRVSVADVAAAAEVSKPTLFRYFPSKEDLVLHRFADHQGEAARVVRERAPGEPPLTALHRHFRTGLKERDPVTGLNDHPEVLAFHGLVYSTPALEARLARFGAQDQDALAEALREAVAVEPYDLAPRLAATQLVAVHQVLARENWRKIVAGRTADEVHPEAVSDADRAFGLLGEGLGSVLSALRAG, via the coding sequence ATGAACGAGCAGACGGGTCTGCGGGCGCGCAAGAAGGAGCGGACGCACCGGGCCATCTCCGACGCGGCGATCACGCTGTTCCTGGAGCTCGGGTACGACCGGGTCTCGGTCGCCGACGTCGCCGCCGCCGCGGAGGTGTCGAAGCCGACGCTCTTCCGGTACTTCCCCTCCAAGGAGGACCTGGTCCTGCACCGGTTCGCCGACCACCAGGGCGAGGCGGCCCGCGTCGTGCGCGAGCGCGCCCCCGGGGAGCCGCCGCTGACGGCGCTGCACCGCCACTTCCGCACCGGCCTGAAGGAACGCGACCCCGTCACCGGCCTCAACGACCATCCCGAGGTGCTCGCCTTCCACGGCCTGGTGTACTCCACCCCGGCCCTGGAGGCGCGGCTCGCCCGCTTCGGCGCCCAGGACCAGGACGCCCTCGCCGAAGCCCTGCGCGAGGCGGTCGCCGTCGAGCCGTACGACCTGGCGCCGCGGCTGGCCGCCACCCAGCTCGTCGCCGTCCACCAGGTCCTCGCCCGGGAGAACTGGCGGAAGATCGTCGCCGGGCGCACCGCGGACGAGGTCCACCCCGAGGCCGTCTCGGACGCCGACCGGGCCTTCGGGCTCCTCGGCGAGGGCCTGGGAAGCGTTCTGTCGGCCCTGCGAGCCGGTTGA